One Halobacterium sp. DL1 DNA window includes the following coding sequences:
- a CDS encoding chromosome segregation protein SMC has translation MYIDEIVLQNFKSFGGTTRIPFYEDFTTISGPNGSGKSNIIDAILFSLGLARTSGMRAEKLTDLIYNPAHDGEGETAGPKEASVEVVLNNKDGTLTRSQVETAAGSENIGDVETVTVKRRVKRTEDNYYSYYYLNERSVNLSDIRDLLAQAGVAPEGYNVVMQGDVTGIINMTAGERREIVDEIAGVAEFDAKKADAFEEMEVVEERISEADLRIEEKHDRLDQLADERETALEYKGLRDEKQEYESYAKAAELEEKRADLESTRADAADREEELDELQEELDERRGKVVRLEEDLEDLNAEIERKGEDEQLEIKREMEEIKGDISRLEDKVETCEERIQDAENERRQSFVEIDRKQEKIDDLDDDIREKKVEKASLKADVQEKEAELADVEEEIESVDTEFDELKAALAENKEKLEEAKSERNELQREQDRLLDEARRRSNEVSEAEDDIEAAREKLPELDATLDDLENELAKAKRNREQIVDVVEDLKEEKSRRQDDLADVEDGLSAAQEEYARLEAQADQSGDSSYGKAVTTILNSEQNGVHGTVGQLGGVSEQYATACETAAGGRLANVVVDDDGVGQRCIEYLKQRNAGRATFLPITKMQNRSLPSAPGMPGVVDFAYNLVDFDSQYAAVFSYVLGDTLVVEDMETARDLMGDYRLVTLDGDLVEKSGAMTGGSRSGSRYSFSKSGKGQLERVAERIQRLQDERESVREDVRDIDQRLDDARDRRQDATDQVRSIQNDIEQAESERADAESDIEELEETIEALREEREEVDEKMQAIEADIDDQKAVIADVEADIEELESELADSRIPDLTAQKEEIQGDIDDLESRIDELDGELNSLQLEKEYAEDAVEDLHDDIEDAQNRKAEQQEHIGELEEEVEAKEETLAEKEEAVAELEEELTELKDEREDLKDELREAKAARDEQASEVEKVQNRLESLRRAEGRLEEEIEELDDAVGDYDPEEIPDLEEVEENVQRLERRMEALEPVNMLAIEEYDEVEADLDDLEDKRETLVEERDGIQDRIARFDEQKKSTFMESFDAINEQFQRIFSRLSAGTGELELEDPEDPFEGGLTMKAQPADKPVQRLDAMSGGEKSLTALSFIFAIQRHNPAPFYALDEVDAFLDAVNADRVGELVDELAGDAQFVVVSHRSAMLDRSERAIGVTMQSDNRSVVTGIDLSSQGAIAND, from the coding sequence ATGTACATCGACGAAATCGTCCTCCAGAACTTCAAGAGCTTCGGCGGCACGACGAGGATTCCCTTCTACGAGGACTTCACCACCATCAGCGGGCCGAACGGCTCCGGGAAGTCCAACATCATCGACGCCATCCTCTTCTCGCTGGGTCTGGCCCGCACGTCGGGGATGCGCGCGGAGAAGCTGACAGACCTCATCTACAACCCCGCCCACGACGGCGAGGGCGAGACGGCTGGTCCGAAGGAGGCGAGCGTCGAGGTCGTGTTGAACAACAAGGACGGCACGCTGACGCGCTCGCAAGTGGAGACGGCCGCCGGCTCCGAGAACATCGGCGACGTGGAGACGGTCACCGTCAAGCGCCGCGTGAAGCGCACCGAGGACAACTACTACTCCTACTACTACCTGAACGAGCGGTCGGTGAACCTCTCGGACATCCGCGACCTGCTCGCGCAGGCGGGGGTCGCCCCGGAGGGGTACAACGTCGTGATGCAGGGCGACGTCACCGGCATCATCAACATGACCGCGGGCGAGCGCCGCGAGATCGTCGACGAGATAGCCGGCGTCGCGGAGTTCGACGCGAAGAAGGCCGACGCCTTCGAGGAGATGGAGGTCGTCGAGGAGCGCATCAGCGAGGCCGACCTCCGCATCGAGGAGAAACACGACCGCCTCGACCAGCTCGCCGACGAGCGGGAGACGGCGCTCGAGTACAAGGGACTGCGCGACGAGAAACAGGAGTACGAGAGCTACGCGAAGGCCGCGGAGCTCGAGGAGAAGCGCGCCGACCTCGAGTCGACGCGCGCGGACGCCGCCGACCGCGAGGAGGAACTCGACGAACTCCAGGAGGAACTCGACGAGCGCCGCGGGAAGGTGGTTCGCCTGGAGGAGGACCTCGAGGACCTGAACGCCGAGATCGAGCGGAAGGGCGAGGACGAACAGCTCGAGATCAAGCGCGAGATGGAGGAGATCAAGGGCGACATCTCGCGGCTCGAGGACAAGGTCGAGACCTGCGAGGAGCGCATCCAGGACGCCGAGAACGAGCGCCGTCAGTCGTTCGTGGAGATCGACCGGAAGCAGGAGAAGATCGACGACCTCGACGACGACATCCGCGAGAAGAAGGTCGAGAAGGCGTCGCTGAAGGCGGACGTCCAGGAGAAGGAGGCGGAGCTCGCGGACGTTGAGGAGGAGATCGAGTCCGTCGACACGGAGTTCGACGAGCTGAAGGCCGCCCTCGCGGAGAACAAGGAGAAACTCGAGGAGGCCAAGAGTGAGCGCAACGAGCTCCAGCGCGAGCAGGACCGCCTGCTCGACGAGGCACGCCGCCGGTCGAACGAGGTCAGTGAGGCCGAGGACGACATCGAGGCCGCCCGCGAAAAGCTCCCGGAGCTGGACGCGACCCTCGACGACCTTGAGAACGAGCTCGCGAAGGCCAAGCGCAACCGCGAGCAGATTGTCGACGTCGTGGAGGACCTCAAGGAGGAGAAGTCCCGGCGGCAGGACGACCTGGCAGACGTCGAGGACGGCCTCTCGGCCGCCCAGGAGGAGTACGCGCGCCTCGAGGCGCAGGCCGACCAGTCCGGGGACAGCTCCTACGGGAAGGCCGTGACGACCATCCTGAACAGCGAGCAGAACGGCGTCCACGGCACGGTCGGCCAGCTCGGCGGCGTCAGCGAGCAGTACGCGACGGCGTGTGAGACGGCGGCAGGCGGTCGGCTGGCGAACGTCGTGGTCGACGACGACGGCGTCGGCCAGCGCTGCATCGAGTACCTCAAGCAGCGCAACGCGGGTCGCGCGACGTTCCTCCCCATCACGAAGATGCAGAACCGCTCGCTGCCGAGCGCGCCCGGGATGCCGGGCGTCGTGGACTTCGCGTACAACCTCGTCGACTTCGACAGCCAGTACGCGGCGGTCTTCTCGTACGTCCTGGGCGACACGCTCGTCGTCGAGGACATGGAGACGGCGCGGGACCTGATGGGCGACTACCGGCTCGTCACGCTGGACGGCGACCTCGTCGAGAAGTCCGGTGCGATGACGGGCGGCAGCCGGTCGGGCTCGCGGTACTCCTTCTCGAAGTCCGGGAAGGGGCAACTGGAGCGCGTCGCCGAGCGCATCCAGCGCCTCCAGGACGAGCGCGAGAGCGTCCGGGAGGACGTCCGCGACATCGACCAGCGCCTCGACGACGCCCGCGACCGGCGCCAGGACGCCACCGACCAGGTGCGCTCCATCCAGAACGACATCGAGCAGGCCGAGAGCGAGCGCGCGGACGCCGAGTCCGACATCGAGGAACTCGAGGAGACGATCGAGGCGCTCCGCGAGGAACGCGAGGAGGTCGACGAGAAGATGCAGGCCATCGAGGCCGACATCGACGACCAGAAAGCCGTCATCGCGGACGTGGAGGCCGACATCGAGGAGCTCGAGTCGGAGCTCGCGGACTCCCGCATCCCCGACCTGACGGCCCAGAAGGAAGAGATCCAGGGCGACATCGACGACCTGGAGTCCCGCATCGACGAACTCGACGGCGAACTGAACAGCCTCCAGCTGGAGAAGGAGTACGCCGAGGACGCCGTCGAGGACCTCCACGACGACATCGAGGACGCCCAGAACCGGAAGGCCGAACAGCAGGAACACATCGGCGAACTCGAGGAGGAGGTCGAGGCCAAAGAGGAGACGCTCGCGGAGAAGGAAGAGGCCGTCGCCGAACTCGAGGAGGAGCTGACGGAGCTCAAGGACGAACGCGAGGACCTCAAGGACGAACTCCGCGAGGCGAAGGCCGCCCGCGACGAGCAGGCCAGCGAGGTCGAGAAAGTACAGAACCGACTCGAGAGCCTGCGCCGGGCGGAGGGTCGCCTCGAGGAGGAGATCGAGGAGCTCGACGACGCCGTCGGCGACTACGACCCCGAGGAGATCCCGGACCTCGAGGAGGTCGAGGAGAACGTCCAGCGCCTCGAACGCCGGATGGAGGCCCTCGAACCCGTCAATATGCTCGCCATCGAGGAGTACGACGAGGTCGAGGCGGACCTCGACGACCTCGAGGATAAGCGGGAGACGCTCGTCGAGGAGCGGGACGGCATCCAGGACCGCATCGCGCGCTTCGACGAGCAGAAGAAGTCGACGTTCATGGAGTCCTTCGACGCCATCAACGAGCAGTTCCAGCGCATCTTCTCGCGGCTCTCCGCCGGGACCGGCGAACTCGAACTCGAGGACCCCGAGGACCCCTTCGAGGGAGGGCTGACGATGAAGGCCCAGCCCGCGGACAAGCCGGTCCAGCGCCTCGACGCGATGAGCGGCGGGGAGAAGTCCCTGACCGCGCTCTCGTTCATCTTCGCCATCCAGCGGCACAACCCCGCGCCGTTCTACGCGCTCGACGAGGTGGACGCGTTCCTCGACGCGGTGAACGCGGACCGCGTCGGCGAGCTCGTCGACGAACTCGCGGGCGACGCGCAGTTCGTCGTGGTGAGCCACCGGTCGGCGATGCTCGACCGCTCGGAGCGCGCCATCGGGGTGACGATGCAGTCGGACAACCGCAGCGTGGTCACCGGCATCGACCTCTCGTCGCAGGGGGCGATAGCGAATGACTAG
- a CDS encoding aspartyl/glutamyl-tRNA amidotransferase subunit B, producing the protein MSAQTAAQDLTAVIGLEVHVQLETDTKIFCGCSTDTADAEPNTHTCPVCLGLPGALPVLNEAAVEAAVKLGKAIDAEIPERTRFHRKNYFYPDLPKGFQITQYDAPICQDGELAVPVADERRAIGIERAHLEEDPGSMQHAGGSIDTADYTLVDYNRAGTPLMEIVTRPDFRSAEEARAFLAKLTEVLEYLGIFDAERDGSLRVDANISMIDAAEVDGEEPSDETLAAANRTEVKNISSHKGAQKALSYEITRQRNQIQRGREVEQETRHWDEARGITVSMRSKAEEKDYRYFREADIPPLEVSDWKEEIPIPELPDARRERFREDYDLGAEAAAKLTSRKAVADLFEELAEQYEPDLAATWVADTILGELNYRDLDVNDVDDRIDEFERLVELVAEDEVTAKNAEEVVLRGMLDEGDHPDDIVADEDLGKTTGGEVEAAVADAIDANPDAVEDYYAGEDGALNFLVGQVMAQTGGSADPGQVNELLREQLD; encoded by the coding sequence ATGAGCGCGCAGACCGCCGCACAGGACCTCACCGCCGTCATCGGCCTCGAGGTCCACGTGCAACTCGAAACGGACACCAAGATCTTCTGTGGGTGTTCGACGGACACCGCCGACGCGGAGCCGAACACGCACACGTGTCCCGTCTGTCTCGGGCTCCCGGGTGCGCTGCCCGTGCTGAACGAGGCCGCCGTCGAGGCCGCCGTGAAACTCGGGAAGGCCATCGACGCGGAGATCCCCGAGCGCACGCGGTTCCACCGGAAGAACTACTTCTACCCCGACCTCCCGAAGGGGTTCCAGATAACGCAGTACGACGCCCCCATCTGCCAGGACGGCGAACTCGCCGTGCCGGTCGCCGACGAGCGCCGTGCCATCGGCATCGAACGCGCGCACCTCGAGGAGGACCCGGGGAGCATGCAGCACGCGGGCGGCAGCATCGACACCGCGGACTACACGCTCGTGGACTACAACCGCGCGGGGACGCCACTGATGGAGATCGTCACCCGCCCCGACTTCCGGAGCGCCGAGGAGGCCCGGGCGTTCCTCGCGAAGCTCACGGAGGTCCTGGAGTATCTCGGCATCTTCGACGCCGAGCGCGACGGCAGCCTCCGCGTCGACGCGAACATCTCGATGATAGACGCCGCCGAGGTCGACGGCGAGGAGCCAAGCGACGAGACGCTCGCCGCCGCCAACCGCACGGAGGTGAAGAACATCTCCAGCCACAAGGGCGCCCAGAAGGCGCTGTCCTACGAGATCACGCGCCAGCGCAACCAGATCCAGCGCGGCCGCGAGGTCGAACAGGAGACGCGCCACTGGGACGAGGCCCGCGGCATCACGGTGTCGATGCGCTCGAAGGCCGAGGAGAAGGACTACCGCTACTTCCGCGAGGCCGACATCCCGCCCCTGGAGGTCTCGGACTGGAAAGAGGAGATTCCCATCCCGGAACTCCCGGACGCGCGCCGGGAGCGCTTCCGAGAGGACTACGACCTCGGCGCGGAGGCCGCAGCCAAGCTCACCTCCCGGAAGGCCGTCGCGGACCTCTTCGAGGAGCTCGCCGAGCAGTACGAGCCCGACCTCGCGGCGACGTGGGTGGCCGACACCATCCTCGGCGAACTCAACTACCGCGACCTCGACGTCAACGACGTCGACGACCGCATCGACGAGTTCGAGCGCCTCGTGGAACTCGTCGCCGAGGACGAGGTCACCGCGAAGAACGCCGAGGAGGTCGTCCTCCGCGGGATGCTCGACGAGGGCGACCACCCCGACGACATCGTCGCGGACGAGGACCTGGGGAAGACGACCGGCGGCGAGGTCGAGGCCGCCGTCGCCGACGCCATCGACGCGAACCCCGACGCCGTCGAGGACTACTACGCCGGCGAGGACGGCGCGCTGAACTTCCTCGTCGGCCAGGTGATGGCCCAGACCGGCGGCAGCGCCGACCCCGGTCAGGTGAACGAATTGCTGCGCGAGCAACTGGACTGA
- a CDS encoding DNA topoisomerase I (catalyzes the ATP-dependent breakage of single-stranded DNA followed by passage and rejoining, maintains net negative superhelicity), producing the protein MELIVTEKNNAARRIADILSEGGASTDTYAGVNVYEWGGRRCIGLSGHVVGVDFPPEYSDWRDVEPAELVHADVVKEPTQEDIVNALQRLAREADSVIIATDYDREGELIGKEAFELVRAVNEEAPVKRRFSSITDNEVRSAFANPDEIDFDLAAAGEARQTIDLMWGAALTRFLSLSAKQMGSDFISVGRVQTPTLKLIVDKEREIEAFEPDDYWELFADLTKDETEFEAQYFYESEDGTEAERVWNEDDAEAAFATLREASEAIVQSVSSRTRTDDPPAPFNTTQFIRAAGSLGYSAGRAMSIAEDLYTAGYVTYPRTDNTVYPDDLDERELLAAFENTVFGDSATSLLERDDLTPTEGDEETTDHPPIHPTSDFPDRNQLSEDEWEVYELVVRRFFATLAPSAVWEHLRVVADADGERLKSNGKRLVEEGYHAVYPYFNTSENHVPAVEEGEALALADARIEAKQTQPPRRYGQSRLIETMEDLGVGTKSTRHNTIEKLYDRGYIENDPPRPTTLAKAVVEAAEEYADLVVSEEMTSELEADMTAIADGEKSLDDVTDESREILDRVFDDLASSREEIGEHLRTSLKADKTLGECPDCGETLLVRSSRTGSYFVGCDGYPECRFTLPLPSTGEPLVLDEACEEHGLQEVKMLAGRNTFVHGCPLCAAEEANESEDRVIGVCPDCGEEHDGELAIKQLQTGSRLVGCTRYPDCEYSLPLPRRGDIEVTDTYCDEHDLPELVVYDGEDDDDPWELGCPICNYEEYQERQRKKGLEVLDGIGPKTAEKLEDAGIDDVGDLSEAEPETVADEVAGVSADSVREWQAKAD; encoded by the coding sequence GTGGAACTCATCGTCACAGAGAAGAACAACGCCGCGCGACGCATCGCCGACATCCTCTCCGAGGGAGGGGCGTCGACGGACACGTACGCCGGCGTCAACGTCTACGAGTGGGGCGGCCGACGCTGCATCGGCCTCTCCGGTCACGTCGTCGGCGTGGACTTCCCGCCGGAGTACTCGGACTGGCGGGACGTCGAGCCAGCCGAACTGGTCCACGCGGACGTCGTGAAGGAACCGACACAGGAGGACATCGTCAACGCGCTCCAGCGCCTCGCCCGCGAGGCCGACAGCGTCATCATCGCGACGGACTACGACCGCGAGGGCGAACTCATCGGCAAGGAGGCGTTCGAACTCGTCCGGGCGGTCAACGAGGAGGCGCCGGTCAAGCGGCGCTTCTCCTCCATCACGGACAACGAGGTCCGCTCGGCGTTCGCCAACCCGGACGAGATAGACTTCGACCTCGCCGCGGCCGGCGAGGCCCGCCAGACCATCGACCTGATGTGGGGCGCCGCGCTCACGCGGTTCCTCTCGCTGTCGGCAAAACAGATGGGCAGCGACTTCATCTCCGTCGGCCGGGTGCAGACGCCGACGCTGAAGCTCATCGTCGACAAGGAGCGCGAGATAGAGGCGTTCGAACCCGACGACTACTGGGAGCTGTTCGCCGACCTCACCAAGGACGAGACGGAGTTCGAGGCGCAGTACTTCTACGAGAGCGAGGACGGCACCGAGGCCGAGCGCGTCTGGAACGAGGACGACGCCGAGGCCGCGTTCGCGACGCTTCGCGAGGCGAGCGAGGCCATCGTGCAGTCCGTCTCTAGCCGCACCCGGACGGACGACCCGCCGGCGCCGTTCAACACCACGCAGTTCATCCGCGCGGCCGGCTCGCTGGGCTACTCCGCTGGCCGCGCGATGAGCATCGCGGAGGACCTCTACACGGCCGGCTACGTCACGTACCCCCGGACCGACAACACGGTCTACCCAGACGACCTCGACGAGCGCGAACTGCTCGCGGCGTTCGAGAACACCGTCTTCGGGGACAGCGCGACGTCGCTGCTCGAACGCGACGACCTCACGCCGACGGAGGGCGACGAGGAGACGACCGACCACCCGCCGATTCACCCGACGTCGGACTTCCCGGACCGCAACCAGCTCTCCGAGGACGAGTGGGAGGTGTACGAACTCGTCGTGCGGCGGTTCTTCGCGACGCTCGCGCCGTCCGCAGTGTGGGAGCACCTGCGCGTCGTCGCGGACGCCGACGGCGAGCGCCTGAAGTCCAACGGGAAGCGCCTCGTCGAGGAGGGCTACCACGCGGTCTACCCGTACTTCAACACCAGCGAGAACCACGTCCCGGCCGTCGAGGAGGGCGAGGCGCTCGCGCTTGCCGACGCCCGCATCGAGGCCAAGCAGACCCAGCCGCCCCGCCGCTACGGCCAGAGCCGGCTCATCGAGACGATGGAGGACCTGGGCGTGGGCACGAAGTCCACCCGGCACAACACCATCGAGAAGCTGTACGACCGGGGGTACATCGAGAACGACCCGCCGCGCCCGACGACGCTCGCGAAGGCCGTCGTGGAGGCCGCCGAGGAGTACGCCGACCTCGTCGTCAGCGAGGAGATGACGAGCGAACTGGAGGCCGACATGACCGCCATCGCGGACGGCGAGAAGAGCCTCGACGACGTGACGGACGAGTCCCGGGAGATTCTCGACCGCGTGTTCGACGACCTCGCGTCGTCCCGCGAGGAGATCGGCGAACATCTCCGGACGTCGCTGAAGGCGGACAAGACCCTCGGCGAGTGTCCGGACTGCGGCGAGACGCTGCTCGTCCGTAGTTCGCGGACGGGGTCGTACTTCGTGGGCTGCGACGGCTACCCGGAATGCCGGTTCACGCTCCCGCTCCCGTCGACAGGCGAACCGCTCGTGCTGGACGAGGCATGCGAGGAACACGGGCTCCAGGAGGTGAAGATGCTCGCGGGCCGCAACACGTTCGTCCACGGCTGCCCGCTCTGCGCGGCCGAGGAGGCCAACGAGTCCGAGGACCGCGTCATCGGAGTCTGTCCGGACTGTGGCGAGGAGCACGACGGCGAACTCGCCATCAAGCAGCTACAGACCGGCAGCCGGCTGGTCGGCTGCACGCGCTACCCGGACTGCGAGTACTCGCTGCCGCTCCCGCGCCGGGGCGACATCGAGGTGACCGACACGTACTGCGACGAGCACGACCTCCCGGAACTCGTCGTCTACGACGGCGAGGACGACGACGACCCGTGGGAGCTGGGCTGCCCCATCTGCAACTACGAGGAGTACCAGGAGCGCCAGCGCAAGAAGGGCCTGGAGGTACTCGACGGCATCGGGCCGAAGACCGCGGAGAAACTCGAGGACGCTGGCATCGATGACGTCGGCGACCTCTCGGAGGCCGAACCCGAAACCGTCGCCGACGAGGTGGCGGGCGTGAGCGCGGACAGCGTCCGCGAGTGGCAGGCGAAGGCGGACTAG
- a CDS encoding CAAX amino terminal protease has translation MDSATTDSNQASPAAPDAGSGSKLRAVGVAFGIALLGFILAIPAGLVVANAYVLLTGNEIDAVAGLGISMVSLQGIAFPATAWLYIRYSDRSWSFIPASLPSLRDLKYVVASYIGVFAVIYAIAILLTVTSTETASNTAATTALQHPEIIPYLIVLQLLLIGPGEELLFRGVIQGSLREHFGAAAAILLASLTFAPLHITALVGGLQAVAVSIAILFVPSIFFGYVYEKTENIVAPALAHGLYNATLFVLMWAAVQAGVEPELLVL, from the coding sequence ATGGATTCGGCGACTACTGACTCGAATCAGGCCTCCCCCGCCGCCCCGGACGCAGGCTCGGGCTCGAAGCTGCGGGCGGTCGGCGTCGCGTTCGGCATCGCGCTCCTGGGGTTCATCCTCGCGATTCCCGCGGGTCTCGTCGTCGCGAACGCCTACGTCCTGCTGACGGGCAACGAGATCGACGCCGTGGCGGGCCTCGGAATCTCGATGGTCTCACTGCAGGGCATCGCGTTCCCCGCAACGGCGTGGCTCTACATCCGGTACAGCGACCGCTCGTGGTCGTTCATCCCCGCGTCGCTGCCCTCGCTGCGCGACCTCAAGTACGTCGTCGCGTCGTACATCGGGGTGTTCGCCGTCATCTACGCCATCGCCATCTTGCTGACGGTCACGTCGACTGAGACGGCGTCGAACACGGCGGCCACCACCGCGCTCCAGCACCCAGAGATCATCCCCTACCTCATCGTGCTCCAGTTGCTGCTCATCGGCCCGGGCGAGGAACTCCTCTTCCGGGGCGTCATCCAGGGGTCGCTGCGCGAGCACTTCGGCGCGGCGGCGGCCATCCTGCTCGCGTCGCTGACGTTCGCCCCGCTGCACATCACCGCGCTGGTCGGCGGCCTGCAGGCCGTCGCCGTCTCCATTGCCATCCTCTTCGTCCCGAGCATCTTCTTCGGCTACGTCTACGAGAAGACGGAGAACATCGTCGCGCCCGCGCTGGCTCACGGCCTCTACAACGCGACGTTGTTCGTGCTCATGTGGGCCGCCGTCCAGGCCGGCGTCGAACCGGAACTTCTCGTCCTGTAG
- a CDS encoding ribonuclease BN has product MTSLGETYDRRAGEASQRHVYLGTGLFAAGALLVVGGILAGATGLLIENGFGQYESREIAGILAGLGVPAVFFGIFAVLPANRVQRAAAAIGAGLTVLGVMLFRATYPYLYVPESGGVPTTQTLAFILVYAAGIITTFWCLFTAVATFKTRNDPGGTVTLTVTKDGETHTVEVPADNVESAREALSSGGFGGVGVFGGVEDPEEQTRANASEPEPETTTTTKRPPSTKPDPTPGPAASVSDGGAASQELSSPLDEQGADDGPGPDRYCGNCAHFDYQNAGNGMQPYCGLYEEEMDDMEACNWWERNG; this is encoded by the coding sequence ATGACTAGCCTGGGGGAAACCTACGACCGCCGCGCGGGCGAGGCGAGCCAGCGCCACGTCTACCTGGGTACCGGCCTCTTCGCCGCAGGGGCGCTGCTCGTTGTCGGAGGGATTCTCGCGGGCGCGACCGGTCTGCTCATCGAGAACGGGTTCGGTCAGTACGAGAGCCGCGAGATAGCCGGCATTCTCGCCGGCCTCGGCGTGCCGGCTGTGTTCTTCGGTATCTTCGCCGTGCTGCCCGCGAACCGCGTCCAGCGCGCCGCCGCGGCAATCGGCGCCGGACTGACGGTGCTCGGCGTAATGCTGTTCCGCGCGACCTACCCCTACCTCTACGTCCCCGAGTCGGGCGGCGTGCCGACGACGCAGACGCTGGCGTTCATCCTCGTGTACGCCGCCGGCATCATCACGACGTTCTGGTGTCTGTTCACCGCTGTCGCGACGTTCAAGACGCGAAACGACCCCGGCGGGACGGTCACGCTCACCGTCACGAAGGACGGCGAGACGCACACCGTCGAGGTGCCAGCGGACAACGTCGAGAGCGCACGCGAAGCGCTCTCCTCCGGGGGTTTCGGCGGCGTCGGCGTCTTCGGCGGCGTCGAGGACCCCGAGGAGCAGACGCGGGCCAACGCCTCCGAACCGGAACCTGAGACCACCACGACGACCAAGCGACCGCCGTCCACGAAGCCAGACCCGACGCCCGGCCCGGCAGCGTCCGTCTCCGACGGAGGCGCGGCGAGCCAGGAGCTCTCCTCACCGCTTGACGAGCAGGGCGCCGACGACGGGCCGGGACCGGACCGGTACTGCGGGAACTGCGCGCACTTCGACTACCAGAACGCCGGCAACGGCATGCAGCCCTACTGCGGCCTCTACGAGGAGGAGATGGACGACATGGAGGCCTGCAACTGGTGGGAGCGAAACGGCTGA